The Danio rerio strain Tuebingen ecotype United States chromosome 1, GRCz12tu, whole genome shotgun sequence genome includes a region encoding these proteins:
- the map2k7 gene encoding dual specificity mitogen-activated protein kinase kinase 7 encodes MSSLEQRLSRIEEKLKQENKEARKRIDLNIDMSPQRTRPRPIIVIQLSPAPAPSQRAALQLPLANDGGSRSSSSESSPQHPSYPNRPRQMLTLPTTPYNLQKNLENAEIDQKLQEIMKQTGYLKIDGQRYPAEVTDLISEGEIGSGTCGQVFKVRFKKTGHVIAVKQMRRTGNKDENKRILMDLDVVLKSHDCPYIIQCYGAIVTNTDVFIAMELMGTCAEKLKKRIQGPIPEAILGKMTVAIVNALLYLKEKHGVIHRDVKPSNILLDAKGQIKLCDFGISGRLVDSKAKTRSAGCAAYMAPERIDPPDPSKPDYDIRADVWSLGISLVELATGQFPYKNCKTDFEVLTKVLQEDPPVLPLSMGFSPDFQSFVKDCLTKDHRKRPKYHKLLEHSFIRRYEVSEVDVAGWFQAVMERTESPRSSQCFSHHQLHSLFSR; translated from the exons TCATCGTGATCCAGCTCAGTCCAGCTCCAGCCCCTTCCCAGCGCGCAg CTCTACAGTTGCCTTTGGCCAACGATGGAGGCAGTCGCTCGTCCTCGTCAGAAAGCTCCCCTCAACACCCCTCGTACCCCAATAGACCCCGACAAATGCTCACACTTCCCACAACACCGTACAACCTACAAAAGAACCTGGAGAA TGCTGAAATCGATCAGAAGTTGCAGGAAATCATGAAACAAACCGGATATTTGAAGATTGATGGACAG CGTTACCCCGCAGAGGTGACTGATCTAATCAGTGAGGGGGAGATCGGCAGTGGAACCTGTGGACAGGTGTTTAAAGTTCGTTTTAAGAAGACTGGCCATGTCATCGCAGTCAAG CAAATGAGAAGAACGGGTAACAAAGATGAGAATAAGAGAATCCTCATGGATCTGGATGTTGTATTGAAGAGTCACGACTGTCCATACATCATTCAGTGCTATGGGGCAATAGTCACCAAT ACGGATGTGTTCATTGCCATGGAACTAATGGGAACGTGTGCAGAGAAGCTGAAGAAGAGGATCCAAGGGCCCATACCAGAGGCCATTCTGGGAAAGATGACCGTGGCT ATTGTGAATGCTCTGCTTTATCTAAAAGAGAAACATGGTGTCATACACCGAGACGTAAAGCCATCTAATATCTTGTTGGACGCCAAAGGGCAGATCAAACTGTGTGATTTTGGCATTAGCGGTCGATTGGTAGATTCTAAGGCCAAGACTCGCAGCGCCGGCTGTGCTGCGTACATGGCG CCTGAGAGAATAGACCCTCCAGACCCCAGTAAGCCAGATTATGACATCAGAGCCGACGTCTGGAGTCTTGGCATTTCTCTG GTGGAGCTAGCCACAGGACAGTTTCCTTACAAGAACTGCAAGACAGACTTTGAGGTTCTTACCAAAGTTCTGCAAGAGGACCCGCCAGTGCTTCCTCTCAGCATGGGCTTTTCCCCTGACTTTCAGTCCTTCGTCAAAGACTG CCTCACAAAGGATCACAGAAAAAGGCCAAAATACCACAAGCTGCTT GAACACAGTTTCATCCGTCGTTACGAGGTGTCAGAAGTGGACGTTGCGGGCTGGTTTCAGGCGGTGATGGAGCGCACAGAGTCTCCTCGCAGCAGTCAGTGCTTCagccatcaccagctccactctcTCTTCAGTAGGTAG
- the map2k7 gene encoding dual specificity mitogen-activated protein kinase kinase 7 isoform X1 has product MSSLEQRLSRIEEKLKQENKEARKRIDLNIDMSPQRTRPRPTLQLPLANDGGSRSSSSESSPQHPSYPNRPRQMLTLPTTPYNLQKNLENAEIDQKLQEIMKQTGYLKIDGQRYPAEVTDLISEGEIGSGTCGQVFKVRFKKTGHVIAVKQMRRTGNKDENKRILMDLDVVLKSHDCPYIIQCYGAIVTNTDVFIAMELMGTCAEKLKKRIQGPIPEAILGKMTVAIVNALLYLKEKHGVIHRDVKPSNILLDAKGQIKLCDFGISGRLVDSKAKTRSAGCAAYMAPERIDPPDPSKPDYDIRADVWSLGISLVELATGQFPYKNCKTDFEVLTKVLQEDPPVLPLSMGFSPDFQSFVKDCLTKDHRKRPKYHKLLEHSFIRRYEVSEVDVAGWFQAVMERTESPRSSQCFSHHQLHSLFSR; this is encoded by the exons CTCTACAGTTGCCTTTGGCCAACGATGGAGGCAGTCGCTCGTCCTCGTCAGAAAGCTCCCCTCAACACCCCTCGTACCCCAATAGACCCCGACAAATGCTCACACTTCCCACAACACCGTACAACCTACAAAAGAACCTGGAGAA TGCTGAAATCGATCAGAAGTTGCAGGAAATCATGAAACAAACCGGATATTTGAAGATTGATGGACAG CGTTACCCCGCAGAGGTGACTGATCTAATCAGTGAGGGGGAGATCGGCAGTGGAACCTGTGGACAGGTGTTTAAAGTTCGTTTTAAGAAGACTGGCCATGTCATCGCAGTCAAG CAAATGAGAAGAACGGGTAACAAAGATGAGAATAAGAGAATCCTCATGGATCTGGATGTTGTATTGAAGAGTCACGACTGTCCATACATCATTCAGTGCTATGGGGCAATAGTCACCAAT ACGGATGTGTTCATTGCCATGGAACTAATGGGAACGTGTGCAGAGAAGCTGAAGAAGAGGATCCAAGGGCCCATACCAGAGGCCATTCTGGGAAAGATGACCGTGGCT ATTGTGAATGCTCTGCTTTATCTAAAAGAGAAACATGGTGTCATACACCGAGACGTAAAGCCATCTAATATCTTGTTGGACGCCAAAGGGCAGATCAAACTGTGTGATTTTGGCATTAGCGGTCGATTGGTAGATTCTAAGGCCAAGACTCGCAGCGCCGGCTGTGCTGCGTACATGGCG CCTGAGAGAATAGACCCTCCAGACCCCAGTAAGCCAGATTATGACATCAGAGCCGACGTCTGGAGTCTTGGCATTTCTCTG GTGGAGCTAGCCACAGGACAGTTTCCTTACAAGAACTGCAAGACAGACTTTGAGGTTCTTACCAAAGTTCTGCAAGAGGACCCGCCAGTGCTTCCTCTCAGCATGGGCTTTTCCCCTGACTTTCAGTCCTTCGTCAAAGACTG CCTCACAAAGGATCACAGAAAAAGGCCAAAATACCACAAGCTGCTT GAACACAGTTTCATCCGTCGTTACGAGGTGTCAGAAGTGGACGTTGCGGGCTGGTTTCAGGCGGTGATGGAGCGCACAGAGTCTCCTCGCAGCAGTCAGTGCTTCagccatcaccagctccactctcTCTTCAGTAGGTAG